Part of the Phycisphaerales bacterium genome, GGCACTTCCAATCGGACGTGACAGACGAGGCGTTGCGGCCCAATGTCCGGGTGTTTCTCGCCGGAGCACTGGAGGCCACGACGTCGTATGCGAGCTGGGCGCTCTCGCACCTGGCGCGCGACGAGGCCGCGCAGCAGCGGCTTTATGAAGAGGTCCGTTACGTCGAAGACTACAGCCCCGAAGCACTGCAAGAACTGGAGTTCCTGGGTTGCGTACTCAACGAGACGTTGCGTCTGACGCCGGCCCTGTACTTCCATCCACGCCGCGCCGGTGGGGACACGCTCGTGAAGACGCGTCGGGGCGATGAGTTGCTCATTCCCGACGGAACCCACGTGTTGCTCGATGTCTGGCACGCCAACCGGCACGACGATCACTGGGGCCCCGAGGTCACCGGGCACTCGGCCGAGCGGTTCGTTCCGGAGCGCTGGTGCGGGCGCGGGGCGACCGATCAGGGCACGAAGGACTGGCTGCACTTCGGCTTCGGCCACGGTCCTCGGTTCTGCCCGGGCAAGAACCTCGGTCAGATGGAAGTGGCGCTGGTCGTGGGCGTCGTCATCAAGCTCTTCGAGCTTCGACCGGTCCGGCGTGGGAACCCCGCGCGAGCCGGGGTATCGACGAAGCCTGCGGACGGTGTCATGGTCGAGCTGCGCGTTCGAGATCGCTGACGCGGTTGCGTCCGTGGCGTGGCCTGTCTAGTCGTCGGCACGCAAACGAGTCATGTCGAGCGATGGCGCTACGACGGCATTCTCTCGAACAGCGGGGACCGGCAATCACCGGTCCCCGTGTTCGGTGTTCGGGCAGGGCGTTACGCGGTTGCCGGCAGCTCTGCCTGCGTCGCCGAGAGCGAGCTCGGCTTGCTCAGGCTCACGACGGTGAGCACGGCGGCGGCGTTGGCCCAGTAGTACCACGCGTCGAGGCCCGTGAAGCCGAGCGCGAAAGGCGCGACCACGAACGTGACGCCAACGAGCCCGTCGACGAGCACGTGGAGGCGGTACGGCAGGACTCGAAACAACCCGAGCATGTGGTCGGTGTTGATGGTCAGGATCAGCGCGGCGATGCCGGTACCGACCGAGAGCCACTTGGCGGCGGGGGCCGACTCGCCCAGCCCGAGCACGAACGGCGCGGCGATCAGGGCAAGCGCGACGGGGTAGTCGAGCAGAGCGTGGATGTTCTTGGTGATGAATCGAGGATGCATGTCGTGTTCCTTTCGGTCTTCTGGAGCAGCGTCGAATGCAGCTCGTGTCAAGTGCTGCGAGCGTGCGCACACGGTCACTGCTCCGCCGCTCGTGGCGATCGAGCAACGAGCGGACATCGATGGACGCGATGACCAGCACCCGGGGCCGGTGTTGCCGGCAGGGTCCGCGGTCTATTGAGATTCAGGGGATGGGTCGGGCCGGTCGGGGGTTCAAGACCCAACACGGCCGGCGCACGCGATCGCCGGGAGGCGACCGACCGGCGTCAGAAGAGGGAGAGGCCCGTGCCGTCCAGCGATGCCTGCAGGGCGTCCCTGCGGTCGCGACGGGAGGATCGGGCTGGGACGCGGTTCCGGTGCATCGCCCGGGGAACCTCGTGGCCGTCCGTTGTGTTCCTTTGAAAGTGAGCGATAGCTGGGCAGGCGTGCTGGCGTTGCCGCGACGAGAGCGATCTGGCGGTGGCTACTTGCGGCCAACCGGGGTAGGATTATGCAACCAGGAGGTTGCGTAATGAGCATCCACAAGTACCAGGACCGGATCGAGAAGGTCGTCGAGCTCGCGGCACCGGTGGCTCGGGTCTGGCGGGCGCTCACCGATCACGCGGAGTTCGGGGCGTGGTTCCGGGTTCGGCTCGACGGCCCGTTCGAAGTCGGCAAGACGACCACCGGCAACATCACCTATCCCGGGTACGAGCACATGGAATGGGTCTCCGTGACCGAGCGGATGGAGCACGAGCGCGTGTTTGCGTTCTCATGGCCGCCCAGCGCGATCGACCCCGACACCGAGTACGACGCCGACGCGAAGGTGCTCGTCGAGTTCCGGCTCGAACCGTTGGCGAACGGCGGCACGCGTCTGACGATCACCGAGTCGGGTTTCCTGCAGTTCCCGGAGCCCAAGCGGCTCGAAGCGCTGCGTTCGAACACCGAGGGTTGGGACATCCAGGCCGGGAACATCGCCGCCCATGTCGAGCAGTAGCGAGGCCATCGATCCTGCGGCCGTGTTCGCTGCATTGGGCGACGCGACGCGCTTGGAGCTCGTCACGCGGTTGCAGGACGGGAAGCAGCACTGCATCGCGCAGCTCGCCGAGGGGCTTGAGCTGACGCGGCAGGGCGTCACCAAGCACCTGCGCGTGTTGCAGCGGGCGGGCGTTGTTTCATCGACGCGCGTCGGGCGGGAGAGCCGGTTCGCGCTCCGGCCCGATCGGCTCTCGGAGGCCGGCGACTACCTGGCCCGCGCGTCGGCGCAGTGGGACGAGGCAATCGAGCGGTTGCGGGCATCTGTCGAGGAGTGATGCGATGGCTTGCCGCAGCCGAGCTGGAAGTTCCGGCTCGCGTCGAAGCGGGCTTGCTTGGCGCGGAACCACGCGACGATGTCGTCGAATTCGTCGGGTAGATCGATGAGCTCGTTGCCAAGCTGGCTTCTTCAGCCGCTTCTGGGCAGAGGCGTGATGATGAACACGACGCGGGTGGAGGCGTGGCGCGTCGCTGGTTCGCCCTTGACGCGCATCACGGCACGCAGCCTAGACGCGGCGGACCACCATGAGCCGGACCTCGGTCATGTCCTCGATGGCCGAGCGGATGCCTTCTCAGCCAATGCCCGAGTCCTTGACGCCGCCGTAGGGCATGTGGTCGACGCGGAAGGAGGGCACGTCGTTGATGATGACGCCACCGACCTCGATGCGATCCCACGCGTCGTACATGCGGCGCACGTCGTTGGTGAAGACGCCGGCCTGGAGCCCGTAGCGGCTGTCGTTGACCTCGGCGATCGCGTTGTCAAAGGACGAGAACTTTGACATGATGACGACCGGGCCGAACGCTTCTTCTCGGTAGAGCTTGGCCGAGCGGGGCACGCCCTCGAGCAGGGTGGCCTCGAGCACCGACCCCGTCCGAGTGCCGCCCGCGAGCAAGGTAGCGCCGGCGTCGGCGGCCTCGCGGATCCACGACTCGACGCGCTCGGCCGATTCCTCGTTGATCATCGGGCCGATGAAGACGTCGCGGTCCTTCGGGTCGCCGCTCTTGAGGTCCTTCACGGCCTCGACGAGGCGTGAGCGCAGCTCGTCGTACACGTCCTCGTGCGCAATGACGCGCTGCACGCTGACGCAGCTCTGGCCCGATTGGTAATAACCGCCGAAGATGATGCGCTTGACGCAGTCTTCCAGGTCGACGCCGCGATCGACGACGCACGCGGCGTTGCCGCCGAGTTCGAGCACGACGCGCTTCATGCCGGCCTGGGACAGCAGCTTCTTGCCGACCTTGTCCGATCCGGTGAAGCTCAGCAGGCGCAGCCGCTCGTCGGTGGTGAACGGCCCCGCGTGCTCGACGTCGCAGGGCAGGACGCTGAATGCACCCTCGGGCAGGTCGGTCTCCGCCAGGATCTCGCCCAGGATGATGGCACCGATGGGCGTCTTCTCGGCGGGTTTCAGGACGAACGGGCAGCCGCACGCGATGGCCGGTGCGACCTTGTGGGCGACGAGATTGAGCGGGAAGTTGAACGGCGTGATGAACGAGCATGCGCCGATGGGGATGCGCTGGGTCATGCCGCGGTAGCCCTCGGCACGCTTGGAGATGTCCATGGGCATGACCTCGCCGCCCACGCGGGTTGCCTCTTCGGCGGCGATCTGGAACGTGTCGATGAGCCGGCCAACCTCGCCTTCGCTGTCCTTGATGGGCTTGCCGGCCTCGATGCACAGCGCCATCGCGAGCTCGTCGGACCGCTCGCGGAATCGATCGACGCAGTGGGTCAGGATGCGCTTGCGCTCGAACGAGGGGAGCTTGCGCATCGGCTCTGTTGCCTCAGCGCAGGCCTCGATGGCCTTCTCGATGTGCTCGGGTCCGGCGTTCGCGACGCGTGTGGCGACGTCGCCCGTGTACTTGTCGATCACCTCGAGGTCACTGTTGGGCGATTGGGGCTTGTTGGCGAGGTAGAAGGGGTACGTGTCCTTGAGCATGCCGATTCCTCTTAGATGCGACACACCTGGTGGCCCAGGCGTTCGGTGAGCTTCATGTTCTCACGGTAGTCGACGGGCGCCACGAGCAGCGACGGCCCGCGGTGGTCGAGGGCCCGCTTGAGTGCCGGCAAGAAGTCGGCGCTGTTCTCGGCCCGCTCGCTCCGCCAGCCGAAGGCTTCGCCCAGGCCGATCCAGTCGGGATTGCCGAAGGACAGGTCGGTGTGCTTGCCGAACTCGGCCTCCTGCTTCCACTCGATGAGGCCGTAGGCCTTGTCTTCCCAGACGATGGCGACGACGTCCAGGCCCATGCGGGTGATGGTCTCCATCTCCTGCACGTTCATCAGGAAGTCGCCATCGCCGCAGATGGCTACGCAGTGGTCGTCGGGGCGTGCCAGCTTTGCCCCGATCAGTCCGGGCAGCGCCTGGCCCATCGAGCAGAAGCCGTTGGGGATGAGGCACGTGTTTGGCTCGATGCACTGGTAGTGGCGGCCGATCCACATCTTGTGCGCGCCCACGCCGCTGAGCAGGACGTCGCTCGGGCCGAGCGCCTGCCGCGTATCCCACAGCAGCTTCTGGGGCTTGATGATGCCCTTCGTGTCGTCGTTGGCATGCTGGGCGAACTCGTCGAGCATCGACTTGCGGACACGCGCGAGGCGATCGGCGTGGCGGTGCTGGCCGCGCTTGCCCTCGAGTAACTGGCGGAGCTGCACGAGCCCGGCGGCGACGTCGCCCACGAGCTCGACCTCCGGGTGGTACGACGCATCGATCTCGGCGGGCAGGAAGTCGAGGTGGATGATGCGGGTCTTATTGCCCACCCAGTTCCCGGGTGGATACTCGACGAGGTCGTAGCCGATGGCGAGCACGACGTCGGCCTCGATGAGCTCCTGGGCGATCTCGTCTCGCTGCTGGATGCCGACGGTGAACAGGCAATGCTCCGAGTCCATCGATACGGCGCCCTTGCCCATGAACGTCGAGACGACCGGGAAGCCGAATGCTTCTGCGAGAGACCGCAGTTCTGCCGAGGCGCGTGTACGGATGCCGCCGTTACCCGTAAGGACCATCGGGCGGTCGGCGGTCGCGAGCAGCTCGGCCGCGGCTTGGATGGTGTCGGCGTTGGGCGTTGGACGCCGGTAGCGGCGAGGAGTCAGCGGCTTCGCGTCCGTCTTGCGCTTGGCGATGTCTTCGGGAAGCTCGACGAGTACGGCTCCGGGCTTCTCGCCGCGAGCGAGCCGTATCGACTTGCGGATGACCTCGGGGATCGACTCGGCGGTGCGGATCGTCGTCGCCCACTTGGTGACCGGGTCGAACATCGCGACCACGTCCATGATCTGGTGCGATTCCTTGTGCAGGCGATCGGTGGAGCCCTGGCCCGAGATCGCCAGCACGGGAGCGTGGTCCATGTTGGCGTCGGCCACGCCCGTGACCATGTTGGTGGCGCCCGGTCCGAGCGTGCCGATGCAGCCTGCTGGCTGGCCGGTGAGCTTGCCGTATGCCGCGGCGGCGAAGACGGCTCCCTGCTCGTGCCTGGTAATATGCACGTCGATCGATGAGTCCTCGAGCGACATCATCATGTCGGCGTTTTCTTCGCCCGGCACGCCGATGACGAACGGGATCGCCTCTTCCTCGAGGCAGCGGACGAAGAGGTCGGATGCTTTCATGCGATGTTCCTTCCCAGTGGCACGCGGGCCTGGAAGACGGGCCTACTCGATCTTCGTTCGAAGCATGTAGTCGCTCGGCTGCAATTCGTCGTCGATGCCGAACAGGGGCACGCCGATCATGGTGTCGCCCTTCTGGTGGTCCTTCCACACGTTGATCGGCCGGTCGATGGCAAGCTCGGGGTTGTCCTTGTCGGCTACGAGCAGGCGGACCTGGAGCTTCGAGCGATCGGAGAAGTACCACGTGCCGTTGCTGTAGGTCCACTTGGTCTCGCGGGCCCAGGCCTGGGCGGGGATGCGGACCTTGAGCAACTCAAATTCTTCTTGCTGCACCTTCCAGCCACTGATGGCGATCTTGATGGCCTCGTCGCGATCGGCGCCCTGGAAGTTATCGCCGGGCATGGTGTTCTCGCGGATGATGAGCTCGCGGAGGGAATCGGCCTGCTGCTTCAGGTCGGCCTGCGCCTGATCGAACTGCCCACGCATCGCAGCGCCGGCGCTCGCGTCGAGCGCGGTCAGCAGCGTGATCTTCTCGTCGGCGAAGCCCATGACCTGCGGGATGCCGCCGGTGAACCACAGGGGCTTCTGCTCGGCGACGGCCTCGTCTCCGTAGCGACGTGCGGTAGCAATGTGCTCGCGGATCTGTCCGGGCAGCGCGGCCTTCTGCCGCTCGGCCTCGGCCAGGTACTCGGCGTGATTCTGCAGGAACCCGTTGCCAACGCCCTCGATCTGCTCGCCCTGGGCGGTGCCTTGCTGGATGAGGCGGGCGTACTTGCGTGCGATGCGCAGGCACTCGTCCTTGGCGGCCGGACCCTGCTCGAAGGTCTCGCCGGCGAGTACGGGCTGGGTCTGGAACATCTCGGGCCTGGCGAACATGATCGAGAGCTCGCGCAAGCGCTTGTAGTCCGTGTCGAACTCGGGATAGTTCGCGGGGTCGATCAGTTCTTCGAGTCGTGCGTCGAGCGGGCGGAGGTAGTCTTCTGCCGTGACGACCTTTGCCTGCGCGTTGACGAGCCGTTGGCGGGCTTCGGACACGCCGCGACCATCGGCGGGAAGCTGTCCCAGCGTGTCGTTGGCGAATCCGGCCTTGCGTTGCGCGTTGGCGACGACTTCTCGGAGCCCGTTCACGTCGCGAAAGTTGATCGAGAGCTGGTCGTCGATCGCACGGAGTTGCTCCGTCCGTTCGGTCAGCACCTGGGCGTTGCCCTCGACCTCTCGGATGTGGAAGGTCGCGTTGCGCAGCAGCTCTTCCTGCCGGTAGTCGAGCTTGGTGCCGGTCTCGGGCTCGGCGGGCGCGTCAGAGCCGGTGAGGAACGCCCGGAGGCGGTTGTACTCGTTGGCCGCGGCGGTGTAACGCTCGACCGCCTCGGCCCGGCCCTCGGTGCCGGCGGGGATCTTCTCGAGCAAGTCCTTCGCGGGATTGATGTCGCCCAGCGCCATCTCGAGGCGGCGAGCCAAGAGCTTGCCCGCCGAGCCCCGCGGCGGCGACGTGCGGCCCTGGACACTGGCGGCGACCGACTCGAGGTTGGTCTCGGCCCGCCTGAGCAGGCTGTTGACGCGGTCGATGTCGTTGGCGTATGCGGCGGCGGCGACGCTGGCGCCGAGGCACAACGCCAGCAGCACGCAGAGCAACCGATTCGGGACGAGCGAAAGTGTCATGGGTTCCTCCTGGCGAGGAACCATCGTACGGGCGCGGTCAGGCAGAGATGCCACGCCCGAGCCGATTCTCGGCCCTTCGGGCGAGCCCGCCTCTCCGCGTTCGAGCTTCAGATCGCGGCGTCGTCGTCGACCAGCAGGACCACGCGGGGATTCACGAACTCGTAGTCGTCCTTGTCGCTGCCCGGGCGCGCGACCGACTCCAGCTCGAGCACGTTCCTGCCGAGCTTGAGGACGCCCGAGGGGATGGAGATCACCTGCTCGCCGAAGCCGCCGTCGTTGGGCGACTGTGCGAGCGTGGCGATCTGGCGGCCGTTGATGCGCACGGGGTTGGGCGCCTGCGTGCCCTTGACTAGCAGCCGCAACTCGGCCCCGCGGAGCGGCAGGTTCGCGTGGGCCTCGGTCATCTCGAAGGGCATCTGCAGCACGAGCCCCTCGCTGCGACGCTGGAACTGGCTGTTGATGCGGCCGCTGAACTCATCGTTGCCCAGGTGGTGCACCTCAGGCTCGTCTTCCATGACGATGACGAAGGGATCGATCTTGCGCAGCCGCACGACGAACCGTCGGCCGGCCCGGAGATCGCGCTGGGCGATGTTGATGGCGCCCGGCGTGTAGCCGTCGAGGCTCGCCGTCAGGGCGGCGTTGTCGGGGATCTGGTCGAAGCCAAGCAGGAACGTGCCGTCGTCGG contains:
- a CDS encoding SRPBCC family protein, with product MSIHKYQDRIEKVVELAAPVARVWRALTDHAEFGAWFRVRLDGPFEVGKTTTGNITYPGYEHMEWVSVTERMEHERVFAFSWPPSAIDPDTEYDADAKVLVEFRLEPLANGGTRLTITESGFLQFPEPKRLEALRSNTEGWDIQAGNIAAHVEQ
- a CDS encoding metalloregulator ArsR/SmtB family transcription factor; this encodes MSSSSEAIDPAAVFAALGDATRLELVTRLQDGKQHCIAQLAEGLELTRQGVTKHLRVLQRAGVVSSTRVGRESRFALRPDRLSEAGDYLARASAQWDEAIERLRASVEE
- a CDS encoding aldehyde dehydrogenase family protein, giving the protein MLKDTYPFYLANKPQSPNSDLEVIDKYTGDVATRVANAGPEHIEKAIEACAEATEPMRKLPSFERKRILTHCVDRFRERSDELAMALCIEAGKPIKDSEGEVGRLIDTFQIAAEEATRVGGEVMPMDISKRAEGYRGMTQRIPIGACSFITPFNFPLNLVAHKVAPAIACGCPFVLKPAEKTPIGAIILGEILAETDLPEGAFSVLPCDVEHAGPFTTDERLRLLSFTGSDKVGKKLLSQAGMKRVVLELGGNAACVVDRGVDLEDCVKRIIFGGYYQSGQSCVSVQRVIAHEDVYDELRSRLVEAVKDLKSGDPKDRDVFIGPMINEESAERVESWIREAADAGATLLAGGTRTGSVLEATLLEGVPRSAKLYREEAFGPVVIMSKFSSFDNAIAEVNDSRYGLQAGVFTNDVRRMYDAWDRIEVGGVIINDVPSFRVDHMPYGGVKDSGIG
- a CDS encoding acetolactate synthase large subunit, producing MKASDLFVRCLEEEAIPFVIGVPGEENADMMMSLEDSSIDVHITRHEQGAVFAAAAYGKLTGQPAGCIGTLGPGATNMVTGVADANMDHAPVLAISGQGSTDRLHKESHQIMDVVAMFDPVTKWATTIRTAESIPEVIRKSIRLARGEKPGAVLVELPEDIAKRKTDAKPLTPRRYRRPTPNADTIQAAAELLATADRPMVLTGNGGIRTRASAELRSLAEAFGFPVVSTFMGKGAVSMDSEHCLFTVGIQQRDEIAQELIEADVVLAIGYDLVEYPPGNWVGNKTRIIHLDFLPAEIDASYHPEVELVGDVAAGLVQLRQLLEGKRGQHRHADRLARVRKSMLDEFAQHANDDTKGIIKPQKLLWDTRQALGPSDVLLSGVGAHKMWIGRHYQCIEPNTCLIPNGFCSMGQALPGLIGAKLARPDDHCVAICGDGDFLMNVQEMETITRMGLDVVAIVWEDKAYGLIEWKQEAEFGKHTDLSFGNPDWIGLGEAFGWRSERAENSADFLPALKRALDHRGPSLLVAPVDYRENMKLTERLGHQVCRI